Proteins from a single region of Phormidium ambiguum IAM M-71:
- a CDS encoding DUF3038 domain-containing protein yields the protein MQLQGLSPRLVNDREDLTLTSSLDPVQLDSIKAQLEEIFLALEALAGVDEQAILTAATQLEMQPTMLERVALWQRQQRLSENAGIVETERLDVEDLRSLTLIICQLAKQNQELIRRAVALLEQLTEEQREIQTSSLLADYINTFSKLYSEGNKHQTTSTPENLTQLALKKIMDLLFYSTSSGHQRLWFSLLEKTHQ from the coding sequence ATGCAATTACAAGGATTATCGCCAAGACTAGTCAACGACAGAGAGGATTTAACCTTAACTTCCTCATTAGACCCAGTGCAGTTGGACAGCATCAAAGCCCAACTGGAAGAAATTTTTCTAGCCTTAGAAGCATTGGCAGGAGTTGATGAACAGGCCATACTCACAGCAGCAACTCAGCTAGAAATGCAGCCAACAATGCTAGAACGAGTCGCCTTATGGCAAAGACAGCAGCGTTTAAGTGAAAATGCGGGAATAGTGGAAACGGAAAGATTAGATGTTGAGGATTTGCGATCGCTAACCTTAATTATCTGCCAACTAGCCAAACAAAACCAAGAACTAATTCGTCGTGCCGTAGCCCTCCTAGAACAACTAACCGAAGAACAACGAGAAATTCAAACCTCCAGTCTCCTAGCTGACTACATCAACACCTTCAGCAAGCTATACTCTGAGGGCAACAAACACCAAACAACATCAACCCCAGAAAACCTAACTCAGCTAGCACTCAAAAAAATCATGGACTTACTTTTCTACAGCACATCCAGCGGACATCAACGCCTCTGGTTCTCCCTCTTAGAAAAAACACACCAATAA
- a CDS encoding HpsJ family protein, whose translation MKEFPGFDFEWRSTALFRIVGYGILTLAAIDYLNIFIPANFTNPAWEFQMLAQLVDKSPVPLIGLVFVFYGKDELRKDLEEYILKFLSWSTLVVGIGYVLLLPLGINNTLRLNAFNNAQINNQVNQQITQLQQISDRLNQATSQTEINNLFAALNRQGKTPDIRNPEELKNRIQTEVTTAQTNIRNQSELNRKNLRIGLIKNSIKWNFGAIICAVLFIYVWRITDWIR comes from the coding sequence ATGAAAGAATTTCCTGGCTTTGACTTTGAATGGCGTTCTACCGCACTTTTCCGTATAGTTGGCTATGGAATATTAACCTTAGCAGCAATTGATTACCTTAACATTTTCATTCCCGCAAATTTTACTAATCCAGCGTGGGAATTTCAAATGTTAGCTCAATTAGTAGATAAATCACCTGTACCTTTAATTGGATTAGTGTTTGTATTTTATGGCAAAGATGAATTACGTAAAGATTTAGAAGAATACATTTTAAAATTCTTATCTTGGAGTACTTTGGTAGTTGGGATAGGTTATGTTTTGCTGCTTCCTTTAGGAATAAATAATACGTTGCGATTGAATGCTTTTAATAACGCGCAAATTAATAATCAAGTTAATCAACAAATAACTCAATTACAACAAATTAGCGATCGCCTAAATCAAGCTACATCCCAAACCGAAATCAACAATCTTTTTGCCGCCTTAAACCGTCAAGGTAAAACCCCAGACATCAGAAATCCCGAAGAATTAAAAAATCGCATTCAAACTGAAGTTACCACAGCCCAAACAAACATCAGAAACCAATCGGAACTCAATCGCAAAAACCTAAGAATTGGGTTAATTAAAAACTCAATAAAATGGAATTTTGGAGCAATAATTTGTGCTGTATTATTTATTTATGTTTGGCGAATCACTGATTGGATACGTTAA
- a CDS encoding glycoside hydrolase family 57 protein, whose translation MAIGYLALVLHAHLPFVRHPESDYVLEEEWLYEAITETYIPLLRIFEGLKRDGIDFKITMTLTPPLVSMLRDSLLQERYDDHLAKLQELAEKEIEHNRHHGHLKYLSEFYAKDFQDTREYWERYDGDLIKAFKQYQDSNNLEIITCGATHGYLPLMNMYPQAVWAQIKVACEHYEECFGRPARGIWLPECAYYDGLERMLADAGLRYFIIDGHAMLYGRPRPRFGTYTPVFTESGIAAFGRDHESSHQVWSSQLGYPGDPEYREFYKDLGWEAEYEYIKPYIMPNGQRKNTGIKYHKITGRGLGLGEKALYDPYWAREKAAEHAGNFMYNREQQVRHLYNVMQKRPIVLSPYDAELFGHWWYEGPWFLDSLFRKTWYDQSTYEMTHLADYLRKYPTQQVIRLAQSSWGYKGFHEYWLNETNAWIYPYLHKAAERMIELAARDAADELEWRALNQAARELLLAQSSDWAFIMRTGTMVPYAVRRTRSHLMRFNKLYDDINAGKIDSGWLQKVEGIDNIFPNINYRTYRAG comes from the coding sequence ATGGCTATTGGCTACCTCGCCCTTGTTCTTCACGCCCACTTACCTTTTGTGCGGCATCCTGAGAGTGATTATGTCTTAGAAGAAGAGTGGCTTTATGAAGCCATTACAGAAACTTACATTCCTTTGTTACGCATATTTGAGGGATTAAAGCGAGACGGTATAGATTTCAAAATCACCATGACGCTGACACCACCGCTGGTGTCTATGCTGCGCGACTCTCTCTTGCAAGAACGTTATGACGATCACTTAGCTAAGTTACAAGAACTGGCTGAAAAGGAAATCGAACATAACCGTCATCACGGTCATCTGAAGTACTTATCAGAGTTCTACGCTAAGGATTTTCAGGATACTCGTGAGTACTGGGAACGTTATGACGGTGACTTGATAAAGGCTTTTAAGCAATACCAAGATAGCAATAACTTAGAAATCATCACTTGTGGGGCAACTCATGGCTACTTGCCTTTAATGAATATGTACCCGCAAGCGGTGTGGGCACAAATTAAAGTTGCTTGCGAACATTACGAGGAATGTTTTGGTCGTCCGGCTAGAGGAATATGGTTGCCTGAGTGTGCTTATTATGATGGTTTAGAGCGAATGCTGGCGGATGCTGGTTTGCGCTATTTCATTATTGATGGGCACGCGATGCTTTATGGTCGTCCGCGTCCGCGTTTTGGGACTTATACTCCGGTGTTTACGGAGTCTGGGATTGCGGCTTTTGGTCGGGATCATGAATCTTCCCATCAGGTTTGGTCTTCTCAATTAGGTTATCCTGGCGATCCTGAGTATCGGGAATTTTATAAGGATTTGGGTTGGGAGGCGGAATATGAATATATCAAGCCTTACATTATGCCCAATGGTCAACGCAAGAATACGGGGATTAAGTATCACAAAATTACTGGTCGGGGGTTAGGTTTGGGAGAGAAAGCTCTCTATGACCCCTATTGGGCGCGGGAAAAGGCTGCGGAACACGCGGGTAATTTTATGTATAACCGCGAACAGCAGGTGAGGCATTTATATAATGTGATGCAGAAAAGACCGATCGTACTTTCTCCTTATGATGCAGAATTGTTCGGTCACTGGTGGTACGAAGGCCCTTGGTTTTTAGATTCTCTGTTTCGTAAGACTTGGTATGACCAAAGTACTTATGAAATGACTCATTTAGCTGATTATCTGCGGAAATACCCGACTCAACAAGTGATTCGTTTGGCTCAGTCGAGTTGGGGTTACAAAGGTTTCCATGAGTATTGGTTGAATGAAACTAATGCTTGGATTTATCCTTATTTGCATAAGGCTGCGGAGAGAATGATTGAGTTGGCGGCGCGAGATGCAGCTGATGAGTTGGAATGGCGGGCGTTAAATCAGGCGGCGCGTGAATTGTTGCTGGCGCAGTCTTCTGATTGGGCGTTTATTATGCGAACTGGGACGATGGTTCCTTATGCTGTGCGCCGGACGCGATCGCATTTGATGCGTTTTAATAAGCTTTATGATGACATCAATGCTGGGAAAATTGATAGCGGTTGGTTACAAAAAGTTGAGGGAATTGATAACATTTTTCCCAATATCAACTATCGCACTTATCGAGCGGGTTAA
- the crtA gene encoding cyanoexosortase A codes for MRVPIYKLTNLQTGKLWLLIIAGLLISFHLHFAWQAGLTNLVVTTILFTTAIYLRIQKRFVDLRLESDRTSQILALTIIMVILLKSLFWENSEYVIRLLPLIIGFTLAILASGIKGIKQYWLELILLLLLAIPLEALIEPINQTFQITTLLAQFSTFILWYLGFDVTRQGEFIILPTKATWVGPNCSGVLTILWMLQLGLLFLVMFPTKPIHKILVPVAAIAIVIFINGIRIAIMSYMAAHNYALFEILHSDKAQIFSTIPLLLFAAFCKFLHQQQLEKSSLIKTE; via the coding sequence ATGAGAGTACCCATTTATAAATTAACAAACCTCCAAACTGGCAAATTATGGTTATTAATTATTGCAGGTTTATTAATCTCTTTCCATTTACATTTTGCTTGGCAAGCTGGACTTACTAATTTAGTTGTAACTACAATTCTGTTTACAACTGCGATTTATTTACGCATTCAAAAAAGATTTGTTGATTTGAGGTTGGAGAGCGATCGCACTTCCCAAATTTTAGCTTTGACCATTATTATGGTAATTTTGCTCAAATCCCTATTTTGGGAAAATTCTGAATATGTAATCAGATTACTCCCTTTAATTATAGGTTTTACCCTAGCTATTTTGGCATCAGGAATTAAAGGAATCAAGCAATATTGGTTAGAATTAATTCTATTATTATTATTAGCAATTCCCTTAGAAGCCTTAATCGAACCAATTAATCAAACTTTTCAGATTACAACTTTATTAGCCCAGTTTTCCACCTTTATTTTGTGGTATTTGGGATTTGATGTAACTCGACAAGGGGAATTTATAATTTTACCAACTAAAGCGACTTGGGTAGGGCCAAATTGTTCGGGAGTTTTAACTATTTTGTGGATGTTACAATTAGGATTGTTATTTTTAGTCATGTTTCCCACAAAACCAATTCATAAAATATTAGTTCCAGTAGCGGCGATTGCGATCGTCATTTTCATAAACGGAATTCGGATTGCAATTATGAGTTATATGGCGGCTCATAATTATGCACTATTTGAAATACTTCATTCCGATAAAGCACAAATTTTTTCTACCATCCCTTTATTGCTGTTCGCAGCTTTCTGTAAATTTTTACATCAACAACAACTAGAAAAATCCAGTTTAATCAAAACTGAGTAA
- a CDS encoding adenylate/guanylate cyclase domain-containing protein — MPYLIKDPDSISQEFYELEVGENTIGREKDNTIIVNDPSISRHHAKIIVTNNLVTIKDLQSRNSTFVNQSKIDYWQLKDEDIIRCGNVFFKFITSFEVTAANDDKDENLNLSIVKSLSLQQNHVNMQDLLNQNSKENPDSVLMIRQKNADRRTVDKLKILLEVSKQLSSPEEPEKLLEKILELLFSIVRVDRAIILLLNEETGELERKAAKFRLGVPEKEKFYSTKIARFVCQNGDAVLTSDACTDNRFHDSQSILKQAIHASMCIPMKPREKVIGVLYADNISLSNIYSEEDLEFLTALVNQAAIAIENSQLYEQMQTEAVLLTKLETFFPKAVIKKLKEEGNLEIIDTQVTALFCDISGFTEMSEKMSPRQVIEMLNEYFNVMVEDIVFKYEGTLEKYIGDALLAIWGAPYQKPDDADRAIKAAIAMQWAVNSLNLKWGKQRNLQIQIHIGINTGKVAAGNIGSPRLIQYAAIGDTTNVTSRICSVANAGEILISQSTFDKLSDRNLPMEKMTPVFVKGKAQPLQLYRLNWQQIKNQVSA; from the coding sequence GTGCCATACCTAATTAAAGATCCAGATTCGATCTCTCAAGAATTTTATGAATTAGAAGTGGGGGAAAATACCATTGGAAGAGAGAAAGATAATACTATAATTGTTAACGATCCCAGTATCTCTCGTCATCATGCAAAAATTATAGTAACTAATAACTTAGTTACTATTAAAGATTTGCAAAGTCGTAATAGCACCTTTGTTAACCAGAGTAAAATTGACTATTGGCAACTCAAAGATGAAGACATAATTCGCTGCGGCAATGTATTTTTTAAGTTTATCACTTCTTTTGAAGTTACCGCAGCAAATGACGACAAAGATGAAAACTTGAACTTGTCAATTGTCAAAAGTTTATCATTACAACAAAACCATGTAAATATGCAGGATTTACTAAATCAAAATAGTAAAGAAAATCCTGATTCTGTTTTAATGATTCGCCAAAAAAATGCCGATCGAAGGACAGTAGATAAATTAAAAATATTACTAGAAGTGAGTAAACAACTTTCCTCACCTGAAGAACCTGAAAAATTGTTAGAAAAAATTCTTGAGCTACTGTTTAGTATTGTGAGAGTCGATCGCGCAATTATCCTCCTACTTAATGAAGAAACCGGAGAATTAGAACGAAAAGCTGCTAAATTCCGCTTAGGTGTACCAGAAAAAGAAAAATTTTATAGTACAAAAATAGCTAGATTTGTTTGTCAAAATGGAGATGCTGTTTTAACTTCTGATGCTTGCACAGATAACCGCTTTCATGATTCGCAATCAATTCTAAAGCAAGCAATTCACGCTTCTATGTGCATCCCAATGAAGCCAAGAGAAAAAGTTATTGGGGTTTTGTATGCCGACAATATTTCACTGAGCAATATTTATTCGGAAGAAGACTTAGAATTTCTCACTGCTTTGGTGAATCAAGCTGCGATCGCTATAGAAAATTCACAACTATACGAACAAATGCAAACAGAAGCAGTGCTGCTGACTAAACTAGAAACTTTTTTCCCAAAAGCAGTAATCAAAAAACTTAAAGAAGAAGGAAATCTAGAAATTATTGATACTCAAGTAACAGCCCTTTTTTGTGATATCAGCGGTTTCACAGAAATGTCGGAAAAAATGTCACCCCGTCAAGTAATTGAAATGCTAAACGAATATTTTAATGTGATGGTAGAAGATATTGTCTTTAAATATGAAGGCACATTAGAAAAATATATTGGCGATGCTTTGCTTGCCATTTGGGGTGCGCCTTATCAAAAACCTGATGATGCTGATAGAGCAATTAAAGCCGCAATTGCGATGCAATGGGCTGTTAATTCTTTAAATTTAAAGTGGGGAAAACAGCGTAATTTACAAATTCAAATTCATATTGGGATCAATACAGGCAAAGTTGCTGCTGGAAATATTGGTTCGCCTCGCTTAATTCAATATGCAGCAATAGGCGATACAACTAATGTAACTAGCCGGATTTGTAGTGTAGCTAATGCAGGTGAGATTTTGATTTCCCAAAGCACTTTTGATAAATTAAGCGATCGCAATCTCCCAATGGAAAAAATGACCCCAGTTTTTGTCAAAGGAAAAGCGCAACCTCTTCAGCTTTATCGCCTTAATTGGCAACAAATAAAAAACCAGGTTTCTGCTTAA